A part of Perca fluviatilis chromosome 15, GENO_Pfluv_1.0, whole genome shotgun sequence genomic DNA contains:
- the si:dkeyp-113d7.1 gene encoding zinc finger protein 260, with protein MTDLEAECLRLECGSPPELAEPLAMLACVKSEPEDGELEPIGTVDLSEIQPLATAELGRDMIKMEISGLDYIKSERHGHHGDPHLGHFHHGDSAELDYKSQYEPSSVFDYISQVTDTLEYIKSDHHMDLQCYYATELSALKCEYSDANTISAPNGLESIHMAELRTELNKLRPDALLMDPGVAKLEPEFGAAALYELQPAVDGKTPAEGGSEGGGSVLTAKTQSPTVRKPRNMQGEKPFSCTQCGKNFSTLGNLKTHQRIHTGERPYSCSQCGKSFGQAGNLKRHQLIHTGQKPYVCAHCPKGFTKADDLRSHQRLHTGERPFICAACGKSFGQSKELKAHQLSHTGERPYCCPHCGKSFTKEASYRNHVQIHTGEKPFTCSQCGKTFSNSGVLKTHEKIHSGERPFGCTQCGKSFGRLGHLKAHQQIHTGERPYACPHCAKTFSQSGHLKAHEQIHKRERADSASGSGGGGSSSSSSASSTVGSDSS; from the exons ATGACAGACTTGGAGGCGGAGTGCTTGAGGCTGGAGTGTGGCTCGCCGCCGGAGCTGGCGGAGCCGCTGGCGATGCTGGCGTGCGTGAAGAGCGAGCCGGAGGACGGCGAGCTGGAGCCCATCGGCACGGTGGACCTGTCGGAGATCCAGCCGCTGGCCACCGCTGAGCTGGGCCGCGACATGATCAAGATGGAGATCAGCGGCCTCGACTACATCAAGTCGGAGCGCCATGGCCACCACGGTGACCCCCACCTTGGCCACTTCCACCATGGTGACTCCGCCGAGCTGGACTACAAGTCGCAGTACGAGCCCAGCTCCGTGTTCGACTACATCTCCCAG GTGACGGACACTCTGGAGTACATCAAATCGGACCACCACATGGACCTGCAGTGTTACTACGCCACCGAGCTGAGCGCGCTCAAGTGCGAGTACTCCGACGCCAACACCATATCGGCGCCCAACGGCCTGGAGTCGATCCACATGGCCGAGCTGCGCACCGAGCTCAACAAGCTGCGTCCCGACGCCCTACTGATGGACCCCGGCGTCGCCAAACTGGAGCCGGAGTTCGGAGCCGCGGCGCTGTACGAGCTGCAGCCAGCCGTGGACGGCAAAACGCCGGCGGAGGGAGGAAGCGAAG GAGGAGGCAGCGTGCTCACGGCGAAGACACAGAGCCCGACGGTGAGGAAGCCTCGCAACATGCAGGGCGAGAAGCCGTTCTCGTGCACGCAATGCGGCAAGAACTTCAGCACGCTGGGGAACCTGAAAACGCACCAGCGCATCCACACGGGCGAGCGGCCCTACAGCTGCTCGCAGTGCGGCAAGAGCTTCGGCCAGGCGGGCAACCTGAAGCGCCACCAGCTGATCCACACGGGCCAGAAGCCGTACGTGTGCGCCCACTGTCCCAAGGGCTTCACCAAGGCCGACGACCTGCGCTCGCATCAGCGGCTGCACACCGGCGAGCGCCCGTTCATCTGCGCCGCCTGCGGGAAGAGCTTCGGCCAGTCGAAGGAGCTGAAGGCGCACCAGCTGAGCCACACGGGTGAGCGGCCGTACTGCTGCCCGCACTGCGGCAAGAGCTTCACCAAGGAGGCGAGCTACCGCAACCACGTGCAGATCCACACGGGCGAGAAGCCCTTCACCTGCTCGCAGTGCGGGAAGACTTTCAGCAACTCGGGCGTGCTGAAAACCCACGAGAAGATCCACTCGGGCGAGCGGCCGTTTGGCTGCACGCAGTGCGGGAAGAGCTTCGGCCGCCTCGGACACCTGAAGGCGCACCAGCAGATTCACACGGGCGAGCGGCCGTACGCCTGCCCGCACTGCGCCAAGACTTTCAGCCAGTCGGGCCACCTCAAAGCACACGAGCAGATTCACAAGCGGGAGCGGGCGGACTCGGCGAGTGgcagcggcggcggcggcagcagcagtagcagcagcgcCAGCAGCACGGTGGGCAGCGACAGCAGCTGA